A single genomic interval of Aedes aegypti strain LVP_AGWG chromosome 1, AaegL5.0 Primary Assembly, whole genome shotgun sequence harbors:
- the LOC5569684 gene encoding probable cytochrome P450 4d14 isoform X2, whose product MVPLLMLISLLASALIWVLSALVKNLLVYRELQRKLPNFVSTPTVLLLGNSHLFKKDPTPPGIFATFTQFHRIYGNDLIVQGLLNQPALQITSASVVEQVLQARTIKKSIIYEFMRPWLNEGLITSLGKKWAQRRKIITPAFHFKILEEFLAIFNERTEVFVDKIKDQVGKGDFNIYEHVTLCTLDIISESAMGVKLNAQDDPNSSYVQAVKEMSEIIFQRLFSLLRTHKLFFQMSEAAQRQRAALKVLHKFTDSVILQRKDQLDDEQARQESKQKLEETDIYGKRKMTLLELLLNVSVEGHHLSNSDIREEVDTFMFAGHDTTTSCISFSAYHIARHPEVQQKLYDEMVQVIGKDFKNAELSYSTLQELKYLEMTIKEVLRIHPSVPIIGRKTTGDMRIDGETVPAGVDIAVLIYAMHNNPEVFPEPEKFDPERFNEENSAKRHPYSYIPFSAGPRNCVGQKYALLEIKVTLVKLLGHYRLLPCEPENEVKVKSDITLRPVNGTFVKIVPR is encoded by the exons atgGTGCCTCTTCTGATGCTGATATCGCTGCTGGCCTCGGCTCTGATATGGGTTCTGAGCGCACTAGTGAAAAATTTGCTCGTTTACCGAGAGCTACAACGTAAGCTGCCGAATTTTGTGAGCACACCTACGGTCCTACTGCTGGGTAATTCACATCTCTTCAAGAAAGATCCAACGCCTCCGGGTATCTTCGCAACCTTTACACAGTTTCACCGCATCTACGGTAATGATCTAATCGTACAAGGTTTGCTTAATCAGCCCGCGCTGCAGATTACCTCTGCATCGGTAGTCGAGCAGGTACTACAAGCACGAACGATTAAAAAGTCCATTATCTACGAGTTTATGCGACCCTGGCTCAATGAGGGACTGATAACTTCACTCGGCAAAAAGTGGGCCCAACGGAGGAAAATCATTACGCCGGCGttccatttcaaaattttggaggaatttctggcaaTATTCAACGAGAGGACAGAGGTTTTCGTGGACAAGATTAAGGACCAGGTCGGAAAGGGGGATTTCAACATCTACGAGCACGTTACGCTCTGCACGCTGGATATCATTTCCGAATCGGCCATGGGCGTGAAGCTGAACGCTCAGGATGACCCTAACTCTTCATACGTGCAGGCTGTCAAAGA AATGTCGGAAATTATCTTCCAACGCCTGTTCAGCTTGCTGCGAACGCACAAACTTTTCTTCCAAATGAGCGAGGCAGCTCAACGACAAAGAGCGGCGTTGAAAGTTCTGCACAAATTCACCGATTCCGTAATTCTTCAACGAAAAGACCAGCTTGACGATGAGCAAGCAAGGCAAGAATCTAAACAGAAGCTCGAAGAGACCGACATTTACGGAAAGCGTAAAATGACCCTACTGGAACTACTGCTGAACGTATCCGTAGAAGGGCATCACCTGAGCAACTCGGATATTCGCGAAGAGGTGGACACCTTCATGTTTGCTGGACACGACACAACCACATCTTGCATCAGCTTTTCCGCTTATCACATTGCCCGACATCCTGAGGTTCAGCAGAAATTGTACGACGAAATGGTACAAGTTATCGGCAAAGATTTCAAAAACGCAGAACTCAGCTATAGCACTCTACAAGAGCTGAAGTATTTGGAAATGACCATCAAGGAAGTCCTACGGATCCATCCATCCGTTCCAATCATTGGAAGGAAAACTACCGGCGACATGCGAATCGATGGAGAAACGGTCCCAGCCGGTGTTGACATAGCGGTTCTGATCTACGCAATGCACAACAACCCGGAGGTGTTCCCGGAACCGGAAAAGTTCGATCCGGAACGCTTCAACGAGGAAAACAGTGCCAAACGGCATCCGTACAGTTACATTCCGTTTAGTGCGGGACCGAGAAACTGCGTTGGGCAAAAGTATGCGCTGCTGGAGATTAAGGTGACGCTGGTCAAGCTGCTGGGCCATTACCGGTTGCTGCCTTGTGAGCCCGAAAATGAGGTTAAGGTTAAGTCCGACATAACGCTGCGTCCGGTGAATGGAACATTTGTGAAGATTGTGCCACGATAG